Proteins from a single region of Dictyostelium discoideum AX4 chromosome 5 chromosome, whole genome shotgun sequence:
- the dlrA gene encoding hypothetical protein: protein MQNHQNQMNVDHQFYFISGQDQSNNLETQIKKEDIDISDQASYHQPGLDKNNNNNNNNNSNSNSNSNSNSNSNSNSNNNNNNNNNNNNNNSNNNNNNNSNNNSNNNNINNSNNNNSNNNNHPINHMQQHHIHQHLQNYHFQSNNNSNNNNNNNNNNNNNNNNSNNNNSNNYNNHNNNQGNGNQQEPTSSPQISHHNNNNFNKNDNSITNLTNSDSIEESTSSSSSNLMAGSGSSASNQSPRVTSSTTPPNNNNNNNNQSAPNNITYETPEILLKPGERPPFIGSLADIIISNILGKAHKDEPNSQNFTNICSVCSKWRKISVGRLVNYTYQLPPDRSITNLFRNLSNNVYPNLINLQLKVSTPTLFDVSSFVRMLLTKNTTITTLELSQNGIGNKAAHCIGECLLANKTITHLNLSFNSIGNEGAEEISKAILVNTTLINLDLSQNCIGLKGSKALGQALQSTTILQTINLSKNRFGAKGIDFIVESIGKNSSLTEVDFSKNDLNEKSSKYVGEAIRKHPCLASVNLCDTKLSPESMKYISEGIQASQTIAYLDMSRNEFNYKGLKPLAAALSMCQSITYLDLTGDSIGDKGAVQLGDALAQNHSIINLSLAFNNIGASGATSLGNALKTNRSLEILDLSINPEIGHLGAIHIAEGLAMNKKISKLSMCTNGLGPIGAKRLGEALRQNSTITDLQLRGNEIGDEGCRALSDSLKQNQSITELNLSGNGITNDGAKALCEALWYNQSLASIQLNHNNINTQGVQFMKELLLRSYLVNLDSYFYPPTSTTIVSVLYVTRGRNRGSNNRNNNLNTNLRIIV from the exons ATGCAAAATCACCAG AATCAAATGAATGTTgatcatcaattttattttatatcagGACAAGATCAATCAAACAATTTAGAGAcgcaaataaaaaaagaggaTATAGATATTTCAGATCAAGCATCATATCACCAACCTGGTttggataaaaataataataataataataataataatagtaatagtaatagtaatagtaatagtaatagtaatagtaatagtaatagtaataataataacaataataacaataataataataataataatagtaataataacaacaataataatagtaataataatagtaataataataatattaataatagtaataataataatagtaataacaataatcaCCCAATAAATCATATGCAACAACACCATATTCATCAACATTtacaaaattatcatttccaatcaaataataatagtaataataacaataataataataataataataataataataataataatagtaataataataatagcaataattataataaccaCAATAATAACCAAGGGAATGGTAATCAACAAGAACCAACATCATCGCCACAAATAAGTCAccataataacaataattttaataaaaacgataattcaataacaaatttaacaaattcaGATTCGATTGAGGAGTcgacatcatcatcatcaagtaATTTAATGGCAGGAAGTGGAAGTAGTGCATCAAACCAATCACCACGGGTTACATCATCAACCACTCCgcctaataataataataataataataatcaatcagCACCAAATAATATAACATATGAAACACcagaaatattattaaaaccagGAGAAAGACCACCATTTATTGGATCATTAGcagatattattatttccaataTTTTGGGTAAAGCACATAAAGATGAACCAAATTCACAAAATTTTACAAACATATGTAGTGTATGTAGTAAATGGAGAAAGATATCAGTTGGAAGATTAGTTAATTATACCTATCAATTACCACCAGATCGTAGTATTACCAATTTATTTCGTAATCTTTCAAATAATGTAtatccaaatttaataaaccttCAACTAAAGGTATCAACACCTACCCTTTTCGATGTATCAAGTTTTGTTAGGATGTTATTAACCAAAAATACCACAATCACGACATTGGAACTCTCACAAAATGGTATTGGAAATAAAGCAGCACATTGTATTGGTGAATGTTTGTTGGCAAATAAAACCATCActcatttgaatttgagtTTTAATTCCATTGGTAATGAGGGTGCCGAAGAGATCTCCAAAGCGATATTGGTAAATACCACCCTAATCAATTTGGATCTTTCACAAAATTGTATTGGTCTCAAAGGCTCAAAAGCATTGGGTCAAGCACTTCAATCCACTACGATCCTACAAACCATTAATCTCTCTAAAAATAGATTCGGCGCCAAAGGTATCGATTTCATCGTGGAATCCATTGGTAAGAATAGTTCACTAACAGAGGTTGACTTTTCAAAGAATGATCTCAATGAAAAGAGTTCGAAATACGTTGGTGAAGCCATTAGAAAACATCCTTGTCTTGCTTCTGTAAATTTATGTGATACTAAACTATCACCCGAAAGTATGAAATATATCTCCGAAGGTATTCAAGCCAGTCAAACGATTGCCTATCTCGATATGTCAAGAAACGAATTCAATTACAAAGGTTTAAAACCATTGGCTGCCGCTTTATCCATGTGTCAATCTATAACCTATCTCGATTTGACCGGTGATTCAATCGGTGATAAAGGTGCCGTTCAATTGGGGGATGCTCTAGCTCAAAATCattcaatcattaatttatcattggCTTTCAATAATATTGGTGCAAGCGGTGCCACTTCACTTGGTAATGCTTTGAAAACAAATAGATCTTTAGAGATACTAGATCTCTCAATCAATCCTGAAATTGGTCACCTTGGTGCAATTCATATAGCTGAGGGTTTAGCAATGAATAAGAAAATCTCAAAACTTTCAATGTGTACCAATGGATTGGGTCCAATTGGTGCAAAACGTTTGGGTGAAGCATTACGTCAAAATTCAACAATCACCGATCTTCAATTACGTGGAAATGAAATTGGTGATGAAGGTTGTAGAGCTCTAAGTGAttcattaaaacaaaatcaatcaatcactGAATTAAACCTTTCTGGTAATGGTATCACAAATGATGGTGCTAAAGCCTTATGTGAAGCTCTATGGTACAATCAATCATTGGCTTCAATACAATTAAACCATAACAATATCAATACTCAAGGTGTACAGTTCATGAAAGAGTTATTGCTTCGTAGTTATTTGGTTAATTTAGATTCTTATTTTTACCCTCCAACCTCAACAACTATTGTATCAGTCTTATATGTAACTAGAGGTCGTAATCGTGGTtctaataatagaaataataatcttaATACAAATCTTCGTATtattgtataa
- a CDS encoding NUDIX hydrolase family protein produces MNEAKYRSCVGALIFNQNNQVLICKRSSKKKTAVGKWQFPQGGVEVEKNEDYYVAVQREIKEEVGLEPSIDTLKYVSKLQNPLSYIYEDSPKSRSGGHIGQMIHWYLFYLPNDLIKTVNLNVEEEPEFEECKWFGFEEFINNNEMIVPFKKDMLHSLFLESQPIINHYLESVIDSSPPKQLSQ; encoded by the exons atgaatgaAGCAAAATATAGAAGTTGTGTTGGAGCATTAATCTTTAACCAAAACAATCaagttttaatttgtaaaagATCATCTAAAAAGAAAACTGCTGTTGGAAAA tggCAATTTCCACAAGGTGGAGTAGAAGTTGAAAAGAATGAAGATTATTATGTAGCAGTACAAAGAGAGATTAAAGAGGAAGTTGGATTAGAGCCATCAATTGATACATTAAAATACGTTTCAAAGCTTCAAAATCCATTATCTTACATTTATGAAGATTCACCAAAATCTAGAAGTGGTGGTCATATTGGACAAATGATACATTGGTATCTATTTTACTTaccaaatgatttaattaaaactgtCAATTTAAATGTTGAAGAGGAACCGGAATTTGAAGAATGTAAATGGTTTGGTTTTgaagaatttataaataataatgaaatgattgtaccatttaaaaaagatatgcTTCATTCTCTATTTTTAGAATCACAACCaattataaatcattatttggaATCTGTAATTGATTCATCTCCACCAAAACAATTAtcacaataa
- a CDS encoding hypothetical protein (Transmembrane protein. 6/101), producing MSSYSNSNSISSNINNNNNNNNNNNNNNNNNNNNNIKSPSTCNSSSRNSNSSNISIRRRKKIRYELAAPFYKYASLIRYGSNNNDEYNDYGKRHTIHHIYQSQHHQHHQHHPHHPHHQHHQHLEHHQHQQNQHHNDGIENDEIDLEIPINYDIESNISNNSRSDRSGSSGNSVNNNNNNTSSTLISPKSFKDDEYYNYDDDDYENSEKDLKSKQSSIDEKSEINKLKFKDKLINEIIRISGYNELFDSKLYKASVTEMIGSALFLFMSIGIFISSVNYFDYSYISNLNDFNGETLVNSVPNYRVPATSAVLHVPLLYLLILTCAPVSGGHLNPSITIATFFSGYTSLGCNKKKVIRCLFYIIFQITGGIIGSAIIRGIIPFEVMKRTNLGMCTYGGDISSGGALGMEFMFSMLNLYIAFGTALDRRQTPIIGGAVGAFFISITLGFSIIASSGISPNYIFGFNMARCLCPAIVTGIFNKIWPYMVGPIIACITIGTYIHFVPPFQAFECSNYNLERVSIKRKIRNK from the exons ATGAGTAGttatagtaatagtaatagtattagtagtaacattaataataataataataataataataataataataataataataataataataataataataatataaaaagtCCAAGTACatgtaatagtagtagtagaaatagtaatagtagtaatataAGTATAAggagaagaaaaaaaattagatatgAATTAGCAGCTCCATTTTATAAGTATGCTAGCTTAATAAGGTATGgttctaataataatgatgaatatAATGACTATGGAAAAAGACATACAATACACCATATTTATCAAAgtcaacaccatcaacaccatcaacatcatccACACCACCCacaccatcaacatcatcaacatcttgaacatcatcaacatcaacaaaatcaacatcataatgatggtattgaaaatgatgaaatagATTTAGAAATACCCATAAACTATGATATTGAATcaaatattagtaataatagtagaaGTGATAgaagtggtagtagtggtaatagtgtcaataataataataataatacaagtaGTACTTTAATATCTCCAAAGTCatttaaagatgatgaatattataattatgatgacgatgattaTGAGAATAgtgaaaaagatttaaaatcaaaacaatcatcaattgatgaaaaaagtgaaataaataaattaaaatttaaagataaattaataaatgaaattataagaATATCAGGATACAATGAATTATTCGATAGTAAATTATACAAAGCATCAGTTACAGAAATGATTGGTAGtgctttatttttatttatgtcAATTGGTATTTTCATTTCGTctgtaaattattttgattattcaTATATATCAAAtcttaatgattttaatggtGAAACATTGGTAAATTCTGTACCAAATTATAGAGTGCCTGCAACTTCTGCTGTTTTACATGTACCATTATTATacttattaattttaacttGTGCCCCTGTTAGTGGTGGTCATTTAAATCCGTCAATTACAATTGCAACTTTCTTTTCAGGTTATACATCCT TGGggtgtaataaaaaaaaagttataagatgtttattttatattatttttcaaattacaGGTGGTATAATTGGATCAGCGATTATTAGAGGTATAATTCCATTCGAAGTTATGAAAAGGACAAATTTAGGTATGTGTACATATGGTGGTGATATAAGTAGTGGTGGAGCACTTGGTATGGAATTCATGTTTTCAATGTTAAATTTGTATATTGCTTTTGGAACTGCCCTGGATAGAAGACAAACTCCAATAATTGGTGGAGCAGTTGGTGCATTTTTCATATCAATTACATTAGGTTTCTCAATTATTGCATCATCTGGTATTTCACCAAATTATATATTTGGATTTAATATGGCTAGATGTTTATGTCCGGCAATTGTAACtggaatatttaataaaatttggcCATATATGGTTGGTCCGATTATTGCTTGTATAACAATTGGAACTTATATTCATTTCGTTCCACCTTTTCAAGCTTTTGAATgttcaaattataatttagaaagagtttcaattaaaagaaaaattagaaataaataa
- the eIF2b3 gene encoding bacterial transferase hexapeptide repeat-containing protein encodes MTQTQFQVVILATDKASGNSKLEPIDATIPHSLLPIANRPLISYQLEFLEKAGFETKSEPVIIVVNETSQEKIKQYVSEIYKGKIEVEFFVLKDQLATCEILYRIRDKIRLEYFMVLNANLVLEDTFIRQMADLHRKEESSLTVLLKPPTPKVEQKGKGATETSTKQDKLFTDYIALEEKSQKIVMMEPATEVEEDLNFNKSLLKYFPNVTIYTNLQDTQLYIFSRWVLDLIIEDQKEKYPLFFDIKKHLIPYLLSCQIPNIKRKRALPASAFNQNQTLSQTMSSTTSPFDQFSELNAQKNKTIKCFAHLLKKEGYCMNVNTIKNYQQINRDIAKGDLQYLPNEPKSEKNFFIDPTANVTITQVGPQCVIGTSTTLGAKCSVKFSIIGKHCKIGDGVRIENSIIMDHVIIEDRCVINSSIICNDVYIKSGSSTVGQYLTK; translated from the exons atgacacaAACTCAATTTCAAGTAGTAATTTTAGCAACTGATAAAGCATCAGGAAATTCTAAATTAGAACCAATTGATGCTACAATCCCACattcattattaccaattgcAAATAGACCTTTAATTTCATATCAATTAGAATTCTTAGAGAAAGCTGGTTTTGAAA cTAAAAGTGAACCAGTCATTATTGTAGTTAATGAAACATCTCAAGAAAAGATTAAACAATATGTATCAGAAATTTATAAAGGGAAAATTGAAGTTGAATTCTTTGTTTTAAAGGATCAATTAGCAACTTGTGAAATTTTATATAGAATTAGAGATAAAATTAga TTGGAATATTTTATGGTATTAAATGCAAATTTAGTTTTAGAGGATACATTCATTAGACAAATGGCAGATTTACATAGAAAAGAAGAAAGTTCACTTacagttttattaaaaccaCCAACTCCAAAAGTTGAACAAAAAGGTAAAGGTGCAACTGAAACATCAACTAAACAAGATAAACTCTTTACTGATTATATCGCTTTAGAAGAGAAATCTcaaaaaatagtaatgatGGAACCTGCAACTGAAGTTGAAGAAGATTTAAactttaataaatcattattaaaata tttCCCAAATGTAACGATTTATACAAATTTACAAGATACTCAACTTTATATCTTTTCAAGATGGGTAttagatttaattattgaagaTCAAAAAGAAAAGTATCCATTATtctttgatattaaaaaacatttaattcCATATTTATTATCATGTCAAATTCCAAATATTAAACGTAAGAGAGCATTACCAGCAAGTGCattcaatcaaaatcaaacacTCTCTCAAACTATGTCATCAACTACCTCACCTTTTGATCAATTCTCTGAATTAAATGCTCAAAagaataaaacaattaaatgttttgctcatttattaaaaaaagaaggtTATTGTATGAATgtaaatacaattaaaaattatcaacaaattAATAGAGAT attgcAAAAGGTGATTTACAATATCTACCAAATGAACCAAAATCAGAAAAGAACTTTTTTATCGATCCAACAGCAAATGTTACAATTACTCAAGTTGGTCCACAATGTGTAATTGGTACAAGTACAACATTGGGTGCTAAATGTAGTGTTAAATTCTCAATCATTGGTAAACATTGTAAAATTGGTGATGGTGTTCgtattgaaaattcaatcattatGGATCATGTAATCATTGAAGATAGATGTGTTATTAATAGTTCAATCATTTGTAATGATGTTTATATTAAATCTGGTTCTTCAACTGTTGGTCAATatttaacaaaataa
- the mhkC gene encoding Alpha kinase family protein produces MEEKKTGAAAALALLNQKFPVADVIAGTKCERAIKWELTIGDDLKPKWTHSIVCVSIEKTPFAKGSCRTAHKLKDWSQPDQGLVGKFSTNKKTTRDSYFTDVLMQTFCAKWAEKFNEAKPPKPITFLPSYVYELIDHPPPYPVCGGEPFIEGDYKKHNNNSGYVSSDARNTPQSFSHFSYELSNHELLIVDIQGVNDFYTDPQIHTKSGEGFGEGNLGETGFHKFLQTHKCNPVCDFLKLKPINQSKKALLRGTLPVVQLMDFHDAIGLNGNGSGPKNNYDMNYFRNGGGAQQPISLDDEEKMLQEQLERIRAQQQQKSKPSPPLVKQPSGNNLHKQQSPSSPTSKPVPQIVKTPSQSNVVNKSPVSPPKENSNVKLEQDNINNNNSSISSNNDNSNNNNNNNDNINNSSNSSSVNSNSSSVSSSSSSSSSSSSSSTTNAAPISIQVSRNSPPPQQPIQPSSAAASASSTSSSNVPTPESTSTSSMEQTPDRSEFEKWDLTSIKNIDTVRGLQSECITGDSLRLYSGSNDGQIGVWDAVELKHVTNIKAHGKSIRAVIKRPGFDQNILTAGADSLVKEWDINTQQTIKEIKESNEVNTIFIQDNLLYTGCNDKTVKVWDMRSYECVKTLSGHTRAIKSVCAMGNLLFSGSNDQQIYVWNLATGTILTNFQGHEGWVKTLYAHNNMLYSGSHDETIRIWDLKTTRCVNTIKCKDRVETLHVTNQGIFAGSGDWLQVFSHDKYENLASLNTRSSILCLWRNQNQLFTGSLASNLKVWSWDKM; encoded by the exons atggaagaaaaaaaaacaggaGCAGCAGCAg CTTTGgcattattaaatcaaaaattccCAGTTGCCGATGTTATTGCAGGTACAAAATGTGAAAGAGCAATAAA atgggAATTAAcaattggtgatgatttaaaaccaaaatGGACACATAGTATTGTATGTGTTTCAATTGAGAAGACTCCATTTGCAAAGGGTAGTTGTAGAACAGCACATAAATTAAAGGATTGGAGTCAACCAGATCAAGGATTAGTTGGTAAATTTTCAACCAATAAAAAGACGACAAGAGATTCATACTTTACAGATGTATTGATGCAAACATTTTGTGCTAAATGGGCAGAGAAATTCAATGAAGCGAAACCACCAAAACCAATTACATTCTTACCATCATACGTTTACGAATTGATTGATCATCCACCACCTTATCCAGTTTGTGGTGGTGAACCATTCATTGAGGGAGATTACAAGAAACATAACAACAACAGTGGTTACGTTAGTAGTGATGCTAGAAATACACCACAATCATTCTCTCATTTCTCATACGAACTCTCCAATCATGAATTGTTGATCGTTGATATCCAAGGTGTCAACGATTTCTACACTGATCCTCAAATTCATACGAAATCAGGCGAGGGCTTTGGCGAGGGTAATTTGGGCGAGACGGGTTTCCACAAATTCCTTCAAACACACAAGTGTAATCCAGTTTGTGACTTTTTAAAGTTGAAaccaatcaatcaatcaaagaAAGCCCTCCTAAGAGGTACATTACCCGTCGTACAATTAATGGATTTCCATGATGCAATCGGGTTgaatggtaatggtagtgGTCCAAAGAATAACTACGATATGAATTACTTTAgaaatggtggtggtgctcAACAACCAATCTCATTAGATGATGAAGAGAAAATGCTTCAAGAACAATTGGAAAGAATTAgagctcaacaacaacaaaaaagtAAACCTTCTCCACCATTGGTTAAACAACCATCtggtaataatttacatAAACAGCAATCACCTTCTTCACCAACTTCAAAACCTGTACCTCAAATTGTAAAAACACCTTCACAATCAAATGTAGTAAATAAATCACCTGTATCACCACCAAAAGAAAATAGTAATGTAAAATTAGAACaagataatataaataataataatagtagcaTCAGCAGTaacaatgataatagtaataataataataataataatgataatataaataatagtagcaatagtagtagtgttaacagtaatagtagtagcgtatcttcatcatcatcatcatcttcatcatcttcatcatcatcaactacAAATGCAGcaccaatttcaattcaAGTTTCTAGAaattcaccaccaccacaacaaccaattcaaCCATCATCAGCAGCAGCATCAGCATcgtcaacatcatcatcgaATGTTCCAACACCAGAATcgacatcaacatcatcaatgGAACAAACACCAGATCGTtcagaatttgaaaaatggGATTTAACATCAATAAAGAATATCGATACAGTTAGAGGTTTACAATCAGAATGTATCACTGGTGATAGTTTAAGATTATATAGTGGTTCAAATGATGGCCAAATCGGTGTTTGGGATGCTGTTGAATTGAAACATGTTACCAACATTAAAGCACATGGTAAATCGATTAGAGCAGTCATTAAACGTCCAGGTTTCgatcaaaatattttgacAGCAGGTGCAGACTCTTTGGTTAAGGAATGGGATATCAACACTCAACAAACCATCAAAGAGATCAAAGAATCCAACGAAGTCAATACCATTTTCATTCAAGACAATCTATTGTACACTGGTTGCAACGATAAAACCGTTAAAGTTTGGGATATGAGATCATATGAATGCGTTAAAACTTTATCAGGTCATACTCGTGCCATTAAATCGGTTTGCGCAATGGGTAATCTCTTATTCTCTGGCTCAAATGATCAACAAATTTACGTTTGGAATTTAGCTACTGGTACTATTCTCACCAATTTCCAAGGTCATGAAGGTTGGGTCAAAACACTTTACGCTCATAACAATATGCTCTACAGTGGTTCTCATGATGAAACTATTAGAATTTGGGATCTTAAAACTACACGTTGCGTCAATACCATCAAATGTAAGGATCGTGTTGAAACTCTTCACGTCACTAATCAAGGTATCTTTGCAGGTAGCGGTGATTGGTTACAAGTTTTCAGTCATGATAAATACGAAAATTTAGCTTCTCTCAATACAAGATCTTCAATTCTTTGTCTTTGgagaaatcaaaatcaattatttactGGTTCATTAGCTAGTAATCTTAAAGTTTGGTCTTGGGATAAAAtgtaa